In the genome of Thermodesulfobacteriota bacterium, the window GTCTGTTTGATTATGAGAGCGCGATGAGATGTCTGACTTACTGGCAGGGACTAAAGAGAAATAATTTTGTTGCGGCCATAGGCCACAGCATCGGCGGCCGCCTGGTCTTGTCGCTGGATATTTTGCGGAATATACTCATATCACCGCCCCTTTCCGCCGGTTTTGCAGGCGGAAAAAAAGAGATGATACGCGTTCTGAGACCCCGGCGGGTCAGGGAGGCAGCCCCTTTTGCCGGCCTGGTAGAGACATTAAACAGATTGGGCGAAGATTTACCGGCTGATCCTGATAAAAAGGGCCTGTTATTGTTCGGGCAATATGACCTTCCGGTGGTAAAGAAGACGGCTGAGGCAGTGCCGCCGGATAATTACACCGTCAAAGAGATAAAAGACAGCGGCCACCACGACATACTTACCTCACGCGAGACGTGGGGTGTGATCTGGTCGTGGCTGGCCGGGCAGGTGGTTCATGGCTGAGGCATTTCTCCATTATGACCAGGTGGCCTCCTCCTACGATCAGCCCCGGCACCACTTTTTTTACAGTCACCTGGCGGAAAAACTATGTATCCTGGCGCGAGAACACGTTCAGCCGGAGGTAATCCTGGACGTTGGTTGCGGCACGGGCATCTCTACAGTAGAGATCGTTAAACATTTCCCCCGGGCCGAGATCACGGCGCTGGACCGATCCCCTTCCATGCTGGAGATGGCCAGAAAGAAGAAAGGAGATATAAGGACCGTCACATTCTGTTACGGACATACCAAAGACCTTCCGGTCTCTGAAAAAAGATTCGATCTCATTATAGCCAATATGTCCTACCACTGGTTGTCCCCTGGAGACCGGCGGGCCTTGAGAGATGCCCTGAAGGAAAACGGCGTCCTGGTCATCTCCTTTCCTTTGATCATGCCCTTTCCGAAAAAAGAGGGAAACAGCCTGCTTCTGACCATTTTTCGGAGACTGAAAGAGATGCAGCCGGCCTGGCATCCGTTTCGGGGTACACGCGGGCTAAACTGGAACGAGGTGGTAAGGAGTCTGCCGGGCCTGGTACCCATCCGCTTTGAACGATATTGTATGGAGGAGAGATTCCGCAGGGCAAGCGACTTTCTGGAAGTCCTCCGGGTGCGGGGCGTATTTTTTGGTTTCTTTGGGAATAAGGCTGCGGCGGCTGAAAATATTGCCGGGGCCTTGCTCCAGAAAGGCGAAGCGATCTCTTATGCCTGGCCTATAGGCATCGCCGTTTTCCGCCGCGAAGGCCTGGAGAAAAAGCAAAAGACGGGATAGAAACAATATTAAAATCAGCAGGTTATAGAGTATTCCTGTTCACCGGCAAGATATTAGATGCAAGTCGCCGAGAAGCGACGACTGAGGCGTATGGAGCAATACGCCGCAGATGATGTCTTGATGGTGGATCAGGGTTAAAGGAATTCCTTCCTTAATTGCGCAGAGACCTCCTTGGTCAGATACAGGACGCGTTCAGAGAGGGCCTGGGGTAAGGAACCGGTGCCGCAACTGGGGGTAATAAGCGACTGCCTCAGTAGGGCCGCCGGGGTAATCCCGTCTCCTGCCAGTTCCTGCGCCTCCTCTTTCCAGCGTGCCGCCAGTGACGACACACTTTCTTTTTCAATATCAGCAGGGTTGGCAGTGGGCACTATGCCCCAGGCGATAATCCTTCCCTGGGCCAGGAAGGAAAGGATGGCCGGCCGGTAGAGTATAAACCGGTCGAAATAATTATAGGCATCAAAGCTGATAATATCTATATCGCTTTCCATGAGCAGGGACCAATCTGT includes:
- a CDS encoding alpha/beta hydrolase encodes the protein MKDIEIRIRPVREGEFTGLEVEPENASPGWLFVLHGYGGCKEEMLPLSIFLAGKGISVLAADLPGHGESGGLFDYESAMRCLTYWQGLKRNNFVAAIGHSIGGRLVLSLDILRNILISPPLSAGFAGGKKEMIRVLRPRRVREAAPFAGLVETLNRLGEDLPADPDKKGLLLFGQYDLPVVKKTAEAVPPDNYTVKEIKDSGHHDILTSRETWGVIWSWLAGQVVHG
- a CDS encoding class I SAM-dependent methyltransferase, with the translated sequence MAEAFLHYDQVASSYDQPRHHFFYSHLAEKLCILAREHVQPEVILDVGCGTGISTVEIVKHFPRAEITALDRSPSMLEMARKKKGDIRTVTFCYGHTKDLPVSEKRFDLIIANMSYHWLSPGDRRALRDALKENGVLVISFPLIMPFPKKEGNSLLLTIFRRLKEMQPAWHPFRGTRGLNWNEVVRSLPGLVPIRFERYCMEERFRRASDFLEVLRVRGVFFGFFGNKAAAAENIAGALLQKGEAISYAWPIGIAVFRREGLEKKQKTG